One region of Triticum aestivum cultivar Chinese Spring chromosome 6B, IWGSC CS RefSeq v2.1, whole genome shotgun sequence genomic DNA includes:
- the LOC123133053 gene encoding protein disulfide isomerase-like 1-4 yields the protein MAAMPMPTPRSLLLLLLLATPFLLLPHAASASAPTSNPDIDLEYLIKNAGLDDAPAATATDDPEDGAPNFPDLDADYEDDEEDLFGDDDGPEESSHSHSSAADEAHVLLLTAANFTAILAARRHVMVEFYAPWCGHCRALAPHYAAAASALAADGVDVALAKVDATEEHELAQAHGVQGYPTLLFFIDGVPRDYAGERTKDAIVAWISKKLGPAVQNLAAVDDVAVLAFLDHLSGAHSDELAAASRLEDTVSFYQTTSPDVAKLFHIDPEAKRPSVVLLKKEEEKLTVFDGEFRASAIAEFVSANKIPLITTLTQETGPAIFDNPIKKQILLFAVAKESSKFLPIIKETAKSFKGKLLFVFVERDNEEVGEPVANYFGITGNETTVLAYTGNEDAKKFFLSTMFLTKIFLLVNTQEFAQDFLEDKLTPSYKSDPVPESNDEDVKVVVGKSLDQIVLDESKDVLLEIYAPWCGHCQSLEPIYNKLGKYLRGIDSLVIAKMDGTNNEHPRAKPDGFPTILFYPAGKKSFEPITFEGDRTVVEMYKFLKKHAAIPFKLKRPDSSAARTDSAEGPGSSTGPEKSSGSNPKDEL from the exons ATGGCGGCGATGCCGATGCCGACGCCCCGATCtctcctgctgctgctcctcctggccacccccttcctcctcctcccccacgCCGCCTCCGCCTCAGCCCCCACCTCCAATCCGGACATCGACCTGGAGTACCTCATCAAGAACGCCGGCCTCGACGACGCCCCAGCtgccaccgccaccgacgaccccGAGGACGGCGCTCCGAActtccccgacctcgacgccgactacgaagacgacgaggaggacctcttcggcgacgacgacgggccggAGGAGTCCTCCCACTCCCACTCCTCGGCGGCCGACGAGGCCCACGTGCTCCTCCTCACGGCCGCCAACTTCACCGCCATCCTTGCCGCGCGCCGCCACGTGATGGTCGAGTTCTACGCGCCCTGGTGCGGCCACTGCCGCGCGCTGGCGCCCCACTacgccgccgccgcgtccgcccTCGCCGCAGACGGCGTCGACGTGGCGCTGGCCAAGGTGGACGCCACGGAGGAGCACGAGCTGGCGCAGGCGCACGGCGTGCAGGGCTACCCCACCCTCCTCTTCTTCATCGACGGCGTGCCCAGGGACTACGCCGGCGAGAGGACCAA GGACGCCATTGTGGCTTGGATCAGCAAGAAGCTGGGCCCTGCGGTGCAGAACCTCGCCGCCGTCGACGACGTGGCTGTGCtcgccttcctcgaccacctctcG GGTGCGCACAGCGATGAGCTTGCTGCTGCTTCAAGGCTGGAAGATACCGTCAGCTTCTACCAGACCACCAGCCCCGATGTAGCCAAGCTTTTCCACATTGACCCGGAGGCAAAGCGCCCATCAGTAGTCCTGCTGAAGAAAGAGGAGGAGAAGTTGACCGTTTTTG ATGGCGAGTTCAGAGCTTCTGCGATTGCCGAGTTCGTTTCGGCCAACAAAATCCCATTGATCACCACCCTCACACAGGAGACCGGCCCTGCGATTTTCGATAATCCGATCAAGAAGCAA ATTTTGCTGTTTGCTGTTGCGAAGGAGTCCTCAAAATTCCTGCCCATCATTAAGGAAACGGCAAAATCATTCAAGGGGAAG CTTTTATTTGTCTTTGTGGAGCGTGACAATGAGGAGGTTGGCGAACCTGTCGCCAATTACTTTGGAATTACTGGAAACGAGACCACG GTTCTTGCTTACACTGGGAATGAGGACGCTAAGAAGTTCTTCTTAAG TACAATGTTCCTTACAAAAATCTTTCTACTTGTTAATACCCAGGAATTTGCTCAAGATTTCCTGGAGGACAAGCTCACACCATCCTACAAGTCTGACCCAGTACCTGAATCC AACGATGAGGACGTCAAAGTTGTTGTTGGCAAGAGTCTAGATCAAATAGTTCTGGATGAATCAAAGGATGTCCTTTTGGAG ATATATGCACCATGGTGTGGGCATTGTCAGTCACTGGAACCTATCTACAACAAGCTGGGCAAGTATCTCCGTGGCATCGACTCCCTTGTAATAGCCAAAATGGACGGCACAAACAATGAGCACCCCCGTGCCAAG CCCGATGGATTCCCCACGATACTCTTCTATCCAGCTGGGAAGAAAAGCTTTGAGCCT ATAACTTTCGAGGGGGACCGGACGGTGGTGGAGATGTACAAGTTCCTCAAGAAGCATGCCGCCATCCCGTTCAAGCTCAAGCGCCCAGACTCGTCAGCAGCGCGGACCGACAGCGCTGAGGGCCCAGGCTCCTCAACCGGGCCCGAGAAGAGCTCCGGTTCCAACCCAAAGGACGAGCTGTAG
- the LOC123135356 gene encoding FAM10 family protein At4g22670 yields the protein MGSWPRDKTGPRLPSPVPIPHFPTCSRTQTLAAMDPSKLSELRSFVEACKKDPALLADPALAFFRDYLTSLGATLPASAAAAGKPAPKARSMDDIDDDDDEEDEGEGEDDQDMRDPTPEPDELDEEIVESDLELDNDGVVHPDHDDAPQKMGDSSVEVTEESRDASQEAKGQAMEAMSEGKLEEAVEHLTKAILLNPTSAIMYGTRASVFIKMKKPAAAIRDANAALEINPDSAKGYKTRGMANAMLGKWEEAARDLHAASNIDYDDEINAVLKKVEPNAHKIVEHRRKYDRLRKERAEKKAERDRLRRRAEAQAAYEKAKRKEQSSSRSSGGMPGGMPGGFPFPGGMGGMPGGFPGGMPGGFPGGMGGMPGGMGGGFPGGMGGGMPAGMGGGMPAGMGGGMPGMGGGRGMGGGMPGAGGAPGNVDMGDILNDPDLMAAFGDPEVMAALQDVMSNPANLAKHQANPKVGPIIAKMMAKMNGNR from the exons ATGGGGAGTTGGCCCCGTGATAAGACCGGGCCGCGTCTCCCCTCTCCCGTTCCCATTCCCCACTTCCCCACCTGTTCTAGAACCCAAACCCTAGCGGCCATGGATCCGTCCAAGCTGAGCGAGCTGCGCTCCTTCGTGGAGGCGTGCAAGAAGGACCCGGCCCTGCTCGCCGACCCCGCCCTCGCCTTCTTCCGCGACTACCTCACCTCCCTCGGCGCCACCCTccccgcgtccgccgccgccgccggcaagccCGCGCCCAAG GCGAGGTCCATGGACGacatcgacgacgacgacgacgaggaggatgagggggagggggaggacgaCCAGGACATGCGcgaccccacccccgagcccgacgAGCTCGACGAGGAGATCGTCGAGTCCGACCTCGAGCTCGACAACGACGGCGTCGTCCACCCCGACCACGACGACGCGCCACAGAAG ATGGGAGACTCTTCCGTCGAGGTGACCGAGGAGAGCCGTGACGCCTCCCAGgaagcaaagggccaggcaatggaaGCAATGTCAGAAG GGAAACTGGAAGAGGCCGTCGAGCATCTCACCAAGGCTATACTGCTGAATCCAACCTCGGCAATCATGTATGGTACCAGAG CATCTGTGTTCATCAAAATGAAGAAGCCTGCTGCTGCCATCCGTGATGCGAACGCTGCTCTAGAG ATCAACCCAGACTCTGCAAAGGGCTACAAGACCCGTGGGATGGCTAATGCCATGCTTGGCAAGTGGGAGGAAGCTGCTCGTGATCTGCATGCTGCGTCAAACATTGACTACGATGATGAGATCAATGCTGTGCTCAAGAAG GTGGAGCCTAATGCACACAAGATAGTGGAGCATCGCAGGAAGTATGACAGGCTGAGGAAAGAGAGGGCGGAGAAGAAAGCTGAGCGTGACAGGCTTCGTCGCCGTGCTGAGGCACAG GCTGCTTATGAGAAGGCCAAGAGGAAGGAGCAATCATCAAGCCGCTCTTCAGGAGGCATGCCTGGTGGAATGCCCGGTGGCTTCCCATTCCCAGGAGGCATGGGTGGAATGCCTGGTGGCTTCCCTGGAGGGATGCCTGGTGGTTTCCCTGGAGGTATGGGTGGTATGCCTGGAGGAATGGGGGGTGGTTTCCCTGGAGGAATGGGTGGAGGTATGCCCGCAGGAATGGGGGGCGGTATGCCCGCAGGAATGGGAGGCGGTATGCCTGGAATGGGGGGTGGTAGAGGAATGGGAGGTGGTATGCCTGGAGCTGGGGGTGCTCCCGGTAATGTTGATATGGGTGACATCTTGAAT GACCCTGACCTGATGGCAGCATTTGGTGACCCAGAGGTTATGGCGGCCCTTCAAGATG TGATGAGCAACCCTGCCAACTTGGCCAAGCACCAGGCGAACCCGAAGGTGGGGCCCATCATCGCCAAGATGATGGCCAAGATGAACGGGAACCGGTGA